The Allorhodopirellula heiligendammensis genome includes a window with the following:
- a CDS encoding TolC family protein translates to MKRSFARSKLLAAVVLVVGGTHASAQDLSIRQDSMGNSAGRHVLPPRDLPPLPEMPSGFIDNDLAAADSSPHAIASYTLDELLCLAAANNPTIRQARLQIGGETAKALQAGLYPNPVLMYVGEKINSDGTAGEFQGFEVQQRFVTAHKLQLSRLKYCQRARVSEHLAVAQQFRVSNDIQRHFYQVLAAMERVNLQSELLKTAEDGSVTSRELYNQGQTNLPGIHRANVELQQRRLALLNAQNEFAEAFRQLTSIVGCTLPMGRVEGSLRPDETIPSFETVYAGLIQDSPEVLAARAKLVADQTTLQRESVQWVPDIVVTGGPGYNFTNNDPVYNAAVQMELPIYDRNQGTILQARRDLQRQQAEIHRVELQLRERLAMAYRMYATALQHATEYERVIIPEREVAYRELLEGYRDNRVDWPDVLHAQGEYFAARLQQVDQFRDVRIQEVMIDGFLLEGGLMAAKGPTPPGHIDAVAKPR, encoded by the coding sequence ATGAAACGAAGCTTCGCAAGATCAAAACTGCTAGCGGCTGTCGTGCTGGTTGTCGGTGGTACGCATGCTTCCGCCCAGGACCTGTCAATTCGTCAAGATTCGATGGGAAACAGTGCCGGGCGTCACGTACTACCTCCACGCGACTTGCCCCCACTTCCCGAAATGCCATCGGGTTTCATCGACAACGATCTGGCGGCTGCCGACTCGAGTCCGCACGCGATAGCGAGCTATACGCTCGATGAGTTACTATGTTTAGCGGCCGCGAATAACCCCACGATTCGGCAGGCACGACTGCAAATTGGAGGTGAAACGGCGAAAGCATTGCAGGCCGGATTGTATCCCAACCCAGTCTTGATGTACGTGGGCGAGAAGATCAATAGTGATGGGACTGCGGGCGAATTCCAAGGTTTTGAAGTTCAGCAGCGTTTTGTGACAGCCCACAAACTGCAACTCAGCCGTTTAAAATACTGCCAACGCGCTCGGGTCTCTGAACACTTAGCAGTCGCGCAGCAATTTCGCGTGAGCAACGATATCCAGCGACACTTCTATCAGGTCCTCGCAGCCATGGAGCGAGTGAATCTGCAATCGGAATTATTAAAAACCGCCGAAGATGGCAGTGTCACCTCTCGAGAACTCTACAACCAAGGGCAAACGAATCTGCCAGGCATCCATCGTGCAAACGTCGAACTGCAGCAACGGCGACTTGCCCTCCTCAACGCCCAGAATGAGTTTGCAGAAGCTTTCCGGCAACTCACATCGATCGTTGGCTGTACGTTGCCAATGGGACGAGTCGAGGGCAGCCTGCGTCCTGACGAGACCATCCCATCGTTTGAAACAGTCTACGCCGGCTTGATACAGGATAGTCCCGAGGTGCTCGCCGCCAGAGCAAAGCTCGTGGCCGATCAAACAACACTGCAAAGAGAGTCGGTACAGTGGGTACCAGACATCGTGGTCACCGGCGGTCCCGGATACAACTTTACCAATAACGACCCAGTCTACAACGCTGCCGTCCAGATGGAGTTACCCATCTATGATCGAAACCAAGGCACGATTCTGCAAGCCCGGCGAGACCTGCAACGTCAACAGGCAGAGATCCACCGCGTCGAATTGCAACTGCGTGAACGGCTAGCAATGGCCTATCGCATGTATGCAACCGCCTTGCAACACGCGACGGAATACGAACGCGTAATCATTCCAGAACGCGAGGTCGCCTATCGAGAGCTGCTGGAAGGCTATCGCGACAATCGCGTCGACTGGCCTGACGTACTGCACGCCCAAGGTGAGTACTTTGCAGCGCGACTACAGCAGGTGGACCAGTTCCGTGATGTACGGATCCAAGAGGTGATGATCGACGGCTTCCTACTTGAAGGCGGATTGATGGCGGCCAAGGGCCCGACACCTCCCGGCCACATCGACGCGGTAGCGAAACCGAGGTAG
- a CDS encoding multicopper oxidase domain-containing protein: MSQPERRRHFLKAGSIAAAAGLVGNWMRSDAAAQAPARTSHPPVRDEYDGFSRFKPSRGNDPDSDYYLGKMIPGFRSTADGPAPLEAPDLERLPWKMVRGAKEFHLVPMAVEREFLPGYKMNVYGFNGSMPGPTIEVTQGDRVRIVVTNELPEQTTTHWHGFELPVQYDGSETLTQNPIEPGASFVYEFDVHEEGTYFYHSHVPMQEAFGSVGWFIVHPKKVFDPPVDRDFGLIFQNFFIDSNQNIADSWQMDWNWHTINGRSGPYTTPLVVKHGERVRVRIMDFSPMQHHPVHLHGHTFWVTGHEGARIPKSAWVPRNTELIGIAQATDFEFIANNPGDWMFHCHMVHHMMNHMTRQVGPRIRQDSSVDSYLANLASRPAVDAVRTDPGFATPGYPQEMKSMKMPEAMMKTIWNRREVQGMRATWPMSVMGLMTTLRVLPDDLYHRVMETDAEIPPGSIFEEIVNRFGNPADYQPAKMGGMPGMKM, translated from the coding sequence ATGTCTCAGCCAGAAAGACGCCGTCATTTTTTGAAAGCCGGTTCGATTGCCGCAGCCGCGGGCTTGGTTGGAAACTGGATGCGCAGCGATGCCGCCGCCCAAGCACCAGCTCGCACTTCCCACCCGCCCGTACGAGACGAATACGACGGCTTCTCCCGATTCAAGCCTTCACGAGGGAACGATCCTGACAGCGACTACTACCTCGGCAAAATGATCCCGGGCTTTCGCAGTACCGCAGACGGACCAGCCCCCCTCGAAGCACCTGACCTAGAGAGACTGCCATGGAAAATGGTCCGTGGCGCGAAGGAGTTTCACCTCGTCCCGATGGCAGTCGAACGCGAGTTTCTGCCTGGCTATAAAATGAATGTGTACGGCTTCAACGGTAGTATGCCAGGCCCCACGATCGAAGTCACTCAAGGAGACCGTGTTCGCATCGTCGTCACCAACGAGCTTCCCGAGCAAACGACAACGCACTGGCACGGATTCGAGTTGCCTGTGCAGTACGACGGCAGCGAAACGCTGACTCAGAACCCGATCGAACCGGGTGCGTCTTTCGTCTACGAGTTTGATGTACACGAGGAAGGAACGTACTTCTATCACTCCCACGTTCCGATGCAGGAAGCATTCGGGAGCGTCGGATGGTTCATTGTCCATCCCAAAAAAGTATTTGATCCACCAGTTGATCGAGACTTCGGGCTGATCTTCCAAAACTTCTTCATCGACAGTAACCAAAACATCGCTGATAGTTGGCAGATGGACTGGAACTGGCATACGATCAACGGACGCAGCGGCCCCTATACCACGCCGCTGGTTGTCAAGCATGGAGAACGGGTGCGTGTTCGCATCATGGATTTCTCCCCCATGCAGCATCACCCGGTTCATCTACATGGGCACACATTCTGGGTGACCGGGCACGAGGGTGCTCGTATTCCTAAATCGGCATGGGTCCCTCGCAATACCGAGTTGATTGGGATCGCGCAAGCCACAGACTTCGAATTCATCGCAAATAATCCCGGCGACTGGATGTTTCATTGTCACATGGTCCATCACATGATGAACCACATGACTCGGCAAGTCGGCCCCAGGATCCGTCAAGACTCCTCGGTGGACAGCTACCTTGCAAACCTCGCGAGCCGGCCTGCGGTCGATGCGGTGCGAACGGATCCAGGTTTTGCGACACCGGGGTACCCGCAAGAAATGAAATCGATGAAGATGCCCGAAGCGATGATGAAAACGATCTGGAATCGTCGCGAAGTCCAAGGCATGCGCGCGACGTGGCCGATGTCGGTCATGGGGCTGATGACAACGCTGCGGGTCCTACCGGACGATCTTTACCACCGCGTGATGGAGACTGACGCAGAGATCCCCCCCGGAAGTATTTTTGAGGAAATTGTCAACCGATTCGGCAATCCAGCCGACTACCAGCCCGCAAAAATGGGCGGCATGCCGGGAATGAAGATGTAG
- a CDS encoding metal-sensitive transcriptional regulator: protein MHSEDDKKKLNHRLRRVVGQVEAVNRMIEEDAYCVDILMQLSAATGALGKVGQIVLENHLKTCVAEAMESGPSADRDQKLEELLTLFRKYASVID from the coding sequence ATGCACTCCGAAGACGACAAGAAAAAGCTGAATCACCGTTTGCGGCGTGTTGTTGGGCAAGTCGAGGCAGTCAACCGAATGATCGAGGAGGATGCGTACTGCGTGGACATTCTGATGCAACTATCAGCCGCGACAGGCGCGCTCGGAAAAGTAGGTCAGATTGTTCTGGAAAACCATCTCAAAACGTGCGTGGCCGAGGCGATGGAATCCGGCCCGTCGGCAGACCGAGACCAAAAACTCGAAGAACTCTTAACCCTCTTTCGCAAGTACGCCAGTGTGATTGACTGA
- a CDS encoding efflux RND transporter permease subunit, with the protein MLNLLIRFCVKEPWLVVLLAIAASVGGYFAFQAVPIDAIPNVGENQVIVLTPWPGRSPKDIEDQVTYPLSVSLLAVPGAESVRGKSMFGYSFVQVTFKDEIDFYWARSRVSEQIGSAASQLPDGVVPQLGPDATGLGQIYYYTLQPPKDGMSLAELRSMQDFVIKFELQAVEGVSEVASIGGYIRQYQVEVDPDKLRYHNVPLDKLATAIKASNVDVGAKTVETTGMEFIVRGKGFLGTGGEKEKAISDIEDTVILQRGGVPIRVRDVARVQLGPDFRRGALDYNGSEAVGGVVVMRYGENPRVVIERIKDKIAAITPALNGVRIHGVYDRSGLIDETMATLTHALRDEIIITAIIILLFLMHIRTSFVVAICLPAAVLMSFIAMHLVGVGSNIMSLAGIAIAIGTMVDMGIIVSENIYQHLADWEREETERGSPADMARERQGDAESSGSSISDLPVSCAPPLSAPPLSAPRSRSDVVYEATIEVAPAVVTAVATTIVSFLPVFFLTGRDYRLFSPLAYTKTFAIAAAMITAVTIVPALSRLLLKSASYRKRTAFAAGVSFGCLLTATSYFMWGDDVAAYLGVAPWVITAATGPLAFFLGWQLLRERIRPIEEIPSSRFVHWLYAARLKHALHHKVLALSFPAILLLIGVGAFFGLPTVLQPVERLARVLGAELNEFPGYVDAKHVFTGLQSDDWIALDEGSWFYMPTLYPAASFSQAMQVLQTQDVLIGQIPEVKDVLGKIGRVESALDPAPAAMVETYVMLKPESEWREGVTSRDIWDEINRVATLPGVTPASALQPIEGRVVMLQSGIKASMAIRIYGDDLSELASAAIDVAAILKKLPLVNAGTVNPDIVMGKPYIEFTVDRNAASRYGMSAEMVNEVIETALGGMNLIKTVEGRERYPVRLRYNRELRERVDQLTRLPVVTNSGAVVPLEELAQLETTWGPGAINSENGRLVAHVAFMTSGAKGDLESVAAIEEQLRLAQLASTDEGRKERGGERQSTRRGDRGTRFSGDTETRETSPVRPLSLSATSPVAEPLSLDLPAGYSLEAVGSFRNQIEANLRLMWIIPLVILINLLLIYFEFRNLPIAMAVFTGIPVAFAGGMVLVAWMQVELNTAVWVGFIALFGLAVDDGVVMATYIHQLLRKRRITNVQDIRETVYEAGLKRIRPCMMTTVTTLAALIPVLLATGRGADVARAMAIPVFGGMLAEPFTSFIVPTLYSGYLEMKMRFGMHDELWEGTEEMPQEGLTQAA; encoded by the coding sequence ATGCTTAACTTGCTCATCCGCTTCTGCGTGAAAGAACCATGGCTAGTCGTATTGCTAGCCATTGCCGCGTCGGTCGGTGGGTACTTCGCGTTCCAAGCCGTTCCCATCGATGCGATACCTAACGTTGGCGAAAACCAGGTCATCGTGCTGACACCGTGGCCCGGCCGTTCGCCGAAAGATATTGAAGATCAAGTCACCTATCCCCTGAGTGTGTCTTTGCTGGCGGTTCCCGGCGCAGAATCGGTTCGGGGTAAGAGCATGTTCGGTTACAGCTTCGTTCAGGTGACCTTCAAAGACGAGATTGACTTCTACTGGGCTCGCAGTCGCGTTTCCGAGCAAATCGGCTCGGCCGCGTCGCAGTTACCCGATGGCGTCGTTCCGCAGCTTGGGCCAGACGCCACTGGATTGGGGCAGATTTATTACTACACGCTCCAGCCGCCAAAAGACGGGATGAGTTTGGCGGAGCTTCGCAGCATGCAAGACTTCGTTATCAAATTCGAACTGCAGGCCGTCGAGGGAGTGAGCGAGGTGGCGTCGATCGGCGGCTACATCCGCCAATACCAAGTCGAAGTGGATCCCGACAAATTGCGGTATCACAATGTTCCCCTCGATAAGCTGGCAACGGCGATCAAGGCGTCCAACGTCGACGTGGGAGCCAAAACGGTCGAAACGACGGGTATGGAGTTCATCGTCCGCGGTAAGGGCTTTCTAGGTACCGGCGGAGAAAAAGAGAAAGCAATTTCCGATATCGAAGACACGGTGATCCTGCAGCGCGGCGGAGTTCCCATTCGCGTCCGTGACGTCGCACGAGTGCAACTCGGCCCCGACTTCCGTCGTGGTGCACTTGATTACAACGGATCCGAAGCGGTCGGCGGTGTGGTCGTGATGCGATACGGCGAGAATCCTCGCGTCGTGATTGAGCGGATCAAGGACAAGATTGCGGCAATTACACCGGCACTCAATGGTGTTCGAATCCACGGAGTCTACGATCGCAGCGGTTTAATCGACGAGACCATGGCGACTCTCACTCACGCTTTGCGAGACGAGATCATCATCACGGCTATCATCATTTTGCTTTTCTTAATGCATATCCGCACGAGCTTTGTAGTCGCGATTTGCTTACCTGCCGCCGTATTAATGTCTTTCATCGCCATGCATTTGGTCGGCGTGGGCTCCAACATCATGTCGTTGGCTGGCATTGCGATCGCGATCGGTACCATGGTCGATATGGGGATCATCGTGTCGGAGAACATTTATCAGCATCTGGCTGACTGGGAGCGGGAAGAAACCGAGCGGGGCAGCCCAGCGGACATGGCACGTGAGAGACAAGGAGACGCTGAGAGCAGCGGTTCCTCGATTTCTGATCTCCCGGTCTCCTGTGCTCCTCCACTCTCTGCTCCTCCACTCTCTGCTCCTCGGTCGCGAAGCGACGTGGTCTACGAAGCAACGATCGAAGTGGCGCCTGCGGTGGTGACGGCCGTGGCAACAACGATTGTGAGCTTCCTGCCCGTTTTTTTCCTGACCGGGCGCGACTACCGGCTATTCTCTCCGCTGGCGTACACGAAGACGTTCGCGATTGCTGCCGCAATGATTACAGCAGTCACGATCGTGCCCGCGCTCAGTCGACTCTTGCTCAAGAGTGCAAGCTATCGAAAGCGGACTGCCTTCGCTGCAGGAGTTTCGTTCGGCTGTCTGTTGACCGCGACGTCGTACTTCATGTGGGGAGACGATGTGGCAGCTTACCTGGGTGTCGCCCCTTGGGTCATCACTGCCGCGACAGGGCCGCTGGCATTCTTTCTCGGTTGGCAACTGCTTCGTGAACGCATCCGGCCCATCGAAGAGATTCCCTCGAGTCGATTCGTCCACTGGCTGTACGCAGCACGATTGAAGCATGCCCTCCACCACAAGGTACTTGCCCTTTCATTCCCGGCGATCTTGCTATTGATCGGCGTTGGCGCCTTTTTTGGTCTGCCGACGGTCTTGCAACCCGTGGAGCGACTTGCTCGCGTGTTGGGTGCCGAATTGAATGAATTCCCAGGATACGTCGATGCCAAGCATGTCTTTACTGGCTTGCAGAGCGATGATTGGATCGCCCTTGATGAAGGGAGTTGGTTCTACATGCCCACCCTCTATCCTGCCGCCAGTTTTTCTCAGGCGATGCAGGTGCTGCAGACACAGGACGTCCTGATTGGACAGATTCCCGAGGTCAAAGATGTGCTCGGTAAGATTGGTAGAGTTGAGTCGGCTCTGGATCCCGCACCCGCGGCGATGGTGGAGACCTATGTGATGCTGAAGCCGGAAAGCGAGTGGCGAGAGGGAGTCACGTCGCGGGACATCTGGGACGAGATCAATCGTGTGGCAACGCTTCCTGGCGTCACGCCCGCATCTGCCTTGCAGCCGATCGAAGGTCGCGTGGTGATGCTGCAGTCCGGGATCAAGGCATCGATGGCGATTCGTATTTACGGCGACGATCTGAGTGAGTTGGCGTCCGCAGCGATTGATGTCGCGGCGATCTTGAAAAAGTTACCACTGGTGAATGCAGGTACGGTAAATCCAGACATCGTCATGGGAAAGCCTTACATTGAATTCACCGTCGATCGAAATGCCGCATCCCGTTATGGCATGAGTGCGGAGATGGTCAATGAAGTGATCGAGACAGCCCTCGGTGGCATGAACCTGATCAAGACCGTGGAAGGCCGTGAACGCTACCCAGTTCGATTGCGGTATAACCGCGAGCTGAGGGAGCGAGTTGATCAATTAACCCGGCTACCCGTTGTCACCAACAGCGGCGCAGTCGTCCCGCTCGAAGAGCTCGCCCAACTTGAAACGACCTGGGGACCCGGTGCCATCAATAGCGAGAATGGACGGCTGGTCGCGCATGTCGCTTTCATGACCAGTGGAGCAAAGGGCGATCTGGAGTCCGTCGCTGCAATCGAGGAACAGTTGCGTCTAGCACAGTTGGCAAGCACGGACGAAGGGAGGAAGGAGAGAGGGGGGGAACGTCAGAGCACGAGACGAGGCGATCGGGGGACACGGTTTTCTGGAGACACGGAGACACGCGAAACATCTCCCGTGCGTCCCCTCTCCCTGTCTGCGACTTCCCCGGTCGCGGAACCTCTCTCTCTCGACTTACCGGCCGGTTATTCCCTGGAAGCGGTCGGAAGTTTCCGGAACCAGATTGAAGCGAACCTGCGGCTCATGTGGATCATTCCATTAGTGATTCTAATCAACCTTCTTTTGATCTACTTCGAATTCAGAAATTTGCCGATCGCGATGGCGGTGTTCACAGGAATTCCAGTGGCCTTTGCCGGCGGGATGGTGTTGGTCGCTTGGATGCAGGTGGAACTGAATACCGCGGTGTGGGTTGGGTTCATCGCATTGTTTGGTTTGGCGGTCGACGACGGCGTGGTGATGGCAACGTACATCCACCAACTCTTGCGGAAACGCCGGATCACCAATGTGCAGGACATTCGGGAGACGGTTTATGAAGCCGGTCTGAAACGAATTCGTCCCTGCATGATGACGACCGTGACCACGCTCGCGGCCCTGATTCCCGTGCTGCTCGCTACTGGTCGCGGTGCCGATGTCGCCCGCGCTATGGCGATTCCGGTGTTCGGTGGCATGCTCGCCGAACCCTTCACATCATTCATCGTTCCCACGCTCTATAGCGGATATCTGGAGATGAAAATGCGGTTCGGCATGCACGACGAACTTTGGGAGGGTACGGAGGAAATGCCTCAGGAGGGACTCACCCAAGCAGCTTGA
- a CDS encoding four helix bundle protein, translating into MSDRIYSYCDLIVYQKTFSAGERSFELSKEVPQEEMYSLTDQVRRSSRRVSANLAEIWRKRRYEKFFCSTLNIANAEADETQVWIDDAAAHGDPDASTLKKACEYYDEILRTIVQMIASPKTWCIRKSPRDEDAESRRQGVQGSFDRHEAEEAPIINQPELLL; encoded by the coding sequence ATGAGTGACCGGATTTATAGCTATTGTGATCTGATCGTTTACCAGAAGACATTTTCTGCGGGTGAGCGGAGTTTTGAATTGTCGAAAGAAGTTCCACAGGAGGAGATGTACTCGCTGACGGACCAGGTGCGACGCTCATCGCGACGCGTGAGTGCGAACCTGGCTGAGATATGGCGAAAGCGACGCTACGAAAAGTTTTTCTGCAGCACGCTCAATATCGCCAACGCGGAAGCTGACGAGACGCAGGTTTGGATTGACGATGCCGCTGCGCATGGGGACCCGGACGCAAGCACCCTTAAGAAGGCGTGCGAATACTACGACGAGATCCTGCGAACGATCGTGCAGATGATTGCATCACCCAAAACGTGGTGTATCCGGAAGAGCCCACGAGACGAAGACGCTGAGAGTAGGAGGCAAGGTGTGCAGGGGAGTTTTGACCGGCATGAAGCGGAGGAAGCCCCCATCATCAACCAACCAGAACTGCTCCTCTAG
- a CDS encoding efflux RND transporter periplasmic adaptor subunit, which translates to MNAGVVVAVAALILFLIGVAQRSEWVTATGFSGSDNLEAVGSAINGEKKRYICPMMCTPPSHEPGRCPVCGMELVEAASGGGGDGISVTIESAARRVVGIQTATSRLGEVNRTIRTIGSIDFDESRLSTISAYIDGRLEELYADYVGVKVTEGDDLALIYSPRLYSAQTEYTTSLESRSVGRFSANSPDMQAMARENLSELGMTADQIDDLRETRKAQSRIRIKSPQTGTVLEKAAVEGDYLKTGQKIYRIADLTSVWMMLDLFPDDAASVRFGQQVEAEIQSMPGEVFTGRVAFIDPTVDPNTRTVQVRVEVLNLDGKLRPGDFATARIRVPAIPTDTVYDPALAGKFISPMHPQIIRDEPGECPLCGMKLIATSQLGYASKPVEAQRVVTVPREAVLLTGQYGVVYVETEPGRFEIRRVTVGAMNDHDAIMVEGLAVGETVATNGNFLIDSQMQLTGNPSLLDPSRAPSYSPGPLRLTSREPVSLAGEAGKQFDRAYEAYFEIQRSLAADSTPPPVTLNTLLDSLHELELLGNVPDDAQLQFAAARRGVRRMGGSLESDRMAFRSVSQALLRATVSAMGPQSRDSIYHMYCPMVPGGGGDWMQSNVELRNPYWGSEMLECGEVVGGLSETR; encoded by the coding sequence GTGAATGCGGGCGTGGTCGTCGCGGTTGCCGCTTTGATTCTGTTTCTGATCGGCGTGGCTCAGCGGTCTGAATGGGTCACGGCAACTGGGTTTTCAGGTAGCGACAATCTCGAAGCCGTGGGCTCTGCCATCAATGGTGAAAAAAAACGCTACATCTGCCCCATGATGTGCACGCCACCATCGCACGAGCCAGGACGATGTCCGGTGTGCGGAATGGAATTGGTCGAAGCGGCTAGCGGCGGCGGTGGCGACGGGATCTCGGTTACGATCGAATCCGCGGCACGCCGTGTAGTAGGAATTCAAACTGCAACCAGCAGATTGGGGGAAGTGAATCGGACGATTCGCACGATTGGTTCAATCGATTTTGATGAGAGCCGGTTGTCGACGATCTCCGCCTACATCGACGGACGCTTAGAAGAGTTGTACGCGGACTATGTGGGGGTCAAAGTCACTGAGGGTGATGACCTCGCACTCATCTATAGCCCCAGACTCTACTCAGCACAGACCGAGTACACCACCAGCCTCGAAAGCAGATCCGTGGGGCGTTTCAGCGCGAATAGCCCGGACATGCAGGCGATGGCCCGTGAGAATCTGAGTGAACTTGGAATGACCGCTGATCAAATCGATGATCTGCGTGAAACCAGAAAGGCCCAGTCTCGCATCCGTATCAAGTCACCCCAGACCGGAACGGTGCTGGAGAAAGCAGCTGTCGAGGGCGACTATCTGAAAACGGGGCAGAAAATATACCGCATCGCTGACCTCACATCCGTTTGGATGATGCTGGATTTATTCCCGGACGACGCCGCATCGGTGCGATTTGGCCAGCAAGTCGAAGCTGAGATCCAGTCAATGCCCGGCGAAGTGTTTACTGGCCGGGTCGCGTTCATCGATCCGACAGTGGATCCCAATACCCGCACCGTTCAAGTACGCGTGGAAGTGCTGAATCTCGATGGCAAGCTGCGGCCCGGAGATTTTGCGACAGCGCGCATCCGTGTGCCCGCCATTCCGACCGATACCGTCTACGACCCTGCGTTGGCAGGCAAGTTCATCAGCCCCATGCACCCTCAGATCATCCGTGACGAACCGGGCGAGTGCCCGCTATGCGGAATGAAGCTTATCGCGACGTCACAACTGGGCTATGCATCCAAGCCAGTGGAGGCGCAACGGGTGGTTACGGTGCCTCGTGAAGCGGTGCTGTTAACCGGGCAATACGGCGTCGTCTATGTCGAAACGGAACCGGGTAGGTTTGAGATCCGCCGAGTCACCGTGGGCGCGATGAATGACCACGACGCGATCATGGTCGAAGGATTGGCGGTGGGTGAGACCGTTGCCACGAACGGTAATTTCCTCATCGACTCTCAGATGCAGCTCACGGGCAATCCGTCTTTGCTGGACCCCAGCCGAGCGCCGAGCTATTCGCCTGGTCCGCTCCGCCTCACCAGTCGCGAACCCGTTTCGCTAGCGGGCGAGGCCGGTAAGCAGTTCGATCGAGCCTACGAGGCTTATTTTGAGATCCAACGCTCCCTGGCGGCCGACTCAACACCGCCACCGGTCACGCTCAACACGTTGCTGGATTCACTGCACGAATTGGAGTTGCTGGGGAATGTTCCCGATGATGCCCAGTTGCAGTTTGCCGCAGCCAGACGTGGTGTTCGTCGCATGGGCGGCTCCTTGGAATCAGATCGCATGGCCTTTCGGAGCGTCAGTCAAGCGCTGTTGCGAGCCACCGTATCAGCGATGGGGCCACAATCCAGAGATAGTATTTATCACATGTATTGTCCCATGGTGCCCGGAGGAGGTGGGGACTGGATGCAGTCGAACGTGGAACTTCGCAATCCCTATTGGGGCAGTGAGATGCTCGAGTGCGGGGAAGTTGTGGGAGGGTTGAGCGAGACAAGGTAA
- a CDS encoding membrane or secreted protein, with protein MMIQPGMALARASECGAKDCGATCASTDTCDGCGCCQVATPELKCSCCDVGERSADKNDCCREEADSDTPERISLSGGTLELKTIVISTAEPSLDTRLGIAIPNSTGDVDISSTCHCGVESSPLGEPAPTRPTIPPRDAVAIRHSDLADLFGGQHLPRRPRNDRGVDCVRPHFSQIQLCMWRL; from the coding sequence ATGATGATTCAGCCGGGGATGGCGTTGGCTCGGGCGAGTGAATGTGGTGCGAAGGATTGCGGTGCAACATGTGCATCCACTGACACGTGTGATGGCTGTGGATGCTGCCAAGTCGCCACGCCAGAGCTGAAGTGTTCCTGCTGCGACGTTGGCGAGCGTTCAGCAGACAAGAATGATTGCTGCAGGGAAGAAGCCGACTCGGATACACCGGAACGGATTTCACTGTCCGGTGGAACGCTGGAACTGAAAACCATCGTGATCAGTACAGCCGAACCCTCTCTAGATACTCGCCTGGGGATCGCAATTCCCAACTCGACGGGCGATGTTGACATCAGCTCCACCTGTCACTGCGGAGTCGAGAGCTCTCCTCTGGGTGAACCTGCGCCGACCCGCCCAACCATTCCTCCTCGGGATGCGGTTGCGATTCGGCACTCCGACTTGGCCGACCTGTTTGGTGGTCAGCACCTTCCACGGCGCCCTCGCAACGATCGTGGTGTGGATTGCGTACGACCTCACTTCTCTCAGATCCAGCTCTGCATGTGGCGGCTGTGA